In a single window of the Microbacterium sp. SL75 genome:
- a CDS encoding DUF4349 domain-containing protein produces MTAHTLPPLPADRMDAIEAAVFGRIADERERTRRRRRGIWTGAGAAAAVVAVAAFVGPSLAATSGSSGSSAIVGASEQHSSGAAQNPPLVPVDPGQGAGGSASSSEAAAGDAAARDTATRDIVATASSTVEVDDIAAAIAAIGASATGAGGYVESSQLGGAIGAVPYEGAVTGPTASSGWITVRVPAAALTSTMDDLRQVGEVTATTVSRSDVTEQTVDLRARVAAGEASVARLTQLLAQAGSVSDLITAESALAERQAQLDSDRQVLQSVESQVAMSSLSVQFVERSPAVAADPAGFGDGLGAGWNGLVATLNGIVIGLGFLLPWIAVAGVVLAVVWGVRLLVRRRRAERES; encoded by the coding sequence ATGACCGCGCACACTCTTCCCCCTCTCCCCGCCGATCGGATGGATGCCATCGAGGCCGCGGTCTTCGGAAGGATCGCCGACGAGCGCGAGCGTACGCGCCGCCGTCGTCGCGGGATCTGGACGGGCGCCGGGGCCGCGGCCGCCGTGGTCGCGGTCGCCGCGTTTGTGGGCCCCTCGCTGGCCGCCACCTCGGGGTCCAGCGGATCGAGCGCCATCGTCGGGGCCAGCGAGCAGCACTCGAGCGGAGCCGCCCAGAACCCACCCCTCGTACCGGTGGACCCGGGTCAGGGTGCCGGGGGGTCAGCCTCGTCTTCCGAGGCCGCTGCGGGTGATGCAGCGGCGCGCGACACGGCGACCCGAGACATCGTCGCCACCGCGTCGAGCACCGTCGAGGTGGACGACATCGCTGCGGCGATCGCCGCGATCGGCGCCTCCGCGACCGGGGCGGGTGGATACGTCGAGTCTTCGCAGCTGGGCGGCGCGATCGGCGCGGTGCCGTACGAGGGCGCGGTGACGGGCCCCACGGCATCCTCGGGATGGATCACCGTGCGCGTTCCGGCGGCCGCCCTCACGAGCACGATGGACGACCTGCGCCAGGTCGGAGAGGTCACCGCCACGACGGTCAGCCGCTCCGACGTGACCGAGCAGACGGTCGACCTGCGCGCTCGCGTCGCGGCCGGCGAGGCCTCGGTGGCGCGCTTGACGCAGCTGTTGGCGCAGGCCGGGTCGGTGTCGGACCTGATCACCGCCGAGTCCGCTCTCGCCGAGCGGCAGGCGCAGCTCGACTCCGACCGCCAGGTGTTGCAGTCGGTCGAGTCGCAGGTCGCGATGTCGTCTCTGAGCGTGCAATTCGTCGAGCGCTCCCCCGCCGTCGCCGCCGACCCCGCCGGCTTCGGCGACGGCCTCGGCGCCGGCTGGAACGGACTGGTGGCCACGCTGAACGGGATCGTGATCGGCCTCGGGTTCCTGCTGCCGTGGATCGCGGTGGCGGGCGTGGTCCTGGCGGTGGTGTGGGGGGTGCGCCTCCTGGTGCGGCGCCGCCGAGCCGAACGCGAAAGCTGA
- the leuC gene encoding 3-isopropylmalate dehydratase large subunit, giving the protein MSSTPIDGIRIPDRPRTLAEKVWDDHLVVKGENGQPDLIYIDLHLVHEVTSPQAFDGLRAEGRPVRRLDLTIATEDHNTPTLDIDKPIADLTSRTQIDTLRRNAEEFGVRIHSLGDKEQGIVHVVGPQLGLTMPGITVVCGDSHTSTHGAFGAMAFGIGTSEVEHVLATQTLPLKPFKTMAITVEGDLKPGVTAKDIILAIIAKIGANGGQGYVLEFRGSAIRSLSMEGRMTMCNMSIEAGARAGMIAPDETTFAYVKDKPHAPQGRDWDDAVAYWRTLPSDEGAVYDAEVFLDANELEPFVTWGTNPGQGVSLSDVVPTPSEIADPNERAAAERALEYMDLQAGTPMKDIPVDAVFMGSCTNSRIEDLRAFASVIQGRTKAENVRVMVVPGSARVRLEAEAEGLDKVFVDFGAEWRFAGCSMCLGMNPDQLAPGERCASTSNRNFEGRQGKGGRTHLVSPLVAAATAVRGTLSSPADLDPVRTETVSTGAEA; this is encoded by the coding sequence ATGAGCAGCACCCCGATCGATGGCATCCGGATCCCGGACCGCCCCCGCACCCTGGCCGAGAAGGTCTGGGACGACCACCTCGTGGTCAAGGGCGAGAACGGCCAGCCCGATCTGATCTACATCGACCTCCACCTCGTGCACGAGGTCACCAGCCCCCAGGCCTTCGACGGTCTGCGCGCCGAGGGGCGCCCCGTGCGGCGGCTCGATCTGACGATCGCCACCGAGGACCACAACACCCCGACGCTCGACATCGACAAGCCGATCGCCGACCTGACCAGCCGCACGCAGATCGACACCCTGCGCCGAAACGCCGAGGAGTTCGGCGTGCGCATCCACTCGCTCGGCGACAAAGAGCAGGGCATTGTCCACGTCGTGGGCCCGCAGCTCGGGCTCACCATGCCGGGCATCACCGTCGTATGCGGCGACTCGCACACCTCTACCCACGGTGCGTTCGGCGCGATGGCGTTCGGCATCGGCACGAGCGAGGTCGAGCACGTGCTCGCCACGCAGACACTGCCGCTGAAACCGTTCAAGACGATGGCGATCACCGTCGAGGGCGACCTCAAGCCCGGCGTCACCGCGAAAGACATCATCCTCGCGATCATCGCCAAGATCGGCGCCAACGGCGGGCAGGGCTACGTGCTCGAGTTCCGCGGCAGCGCCATCCGCTCCCTCTCGATGGAGGGACGCATGACGATGTGCAACATGTCGATCGAGGCCGGCGCACGAGCCGGCATGATCGCCCCCGATGAGACGACCTTCGCCTACGTCAAGGACAAGCCCCACGCCCCGCAGGGCCGGGACTGGGACGACGCGGTCGCTTACTGGCGCACCCTGCCCAGCGACGAGGGCGCCGTCTACGACGCCGAGGTCTTCCTCGACGCGAACGAGCTCGAGCCCTTCGTCACGTGGGGCACGAACCCGGGCCAGGGCGTCTCGCTGTCGGACGTCGTTCCGACGCCGTCCGAGATCGCCGACCCCAACGAGCGTGCCGCCGCCGAGCGCGCCCTCGAGTACATGGACCTTCAGGCCGGCACGCCGATGAAGGACATCCCCGTGGATGCCGTGTTCATGGGCTCGTGCACGAACAGCCGTATCGAGGACCTCCGTGCCTTCGCCTCCGTCATCCAGGGCCGCACCAAGGCCGAGAACGTCCGCGTCATGGTCGTTCCCGGATCGGCGCGCGTGCGCCTCGAGGCCGAGGCAGAAGGCCTCGACAAGGTCTTCGTCGACTTCGGTGCCGAGTGGCGCTTCGCCGGGTGCTCGATGTGCCTGGGCATGAACCCCGATCAGCTGGCTCCGGGGGAGCGCTGCGCGTCGACCTCCAACCGCAACTTCGAGGGCCGCCAGGGCAAGGGCGGGCGCACCCACCTCGTCTCGCCGCTGGTCGCGGCCGCGACCGCCGTGCGCGGAACCCTGTCCAGCCCCGCGGACCTCGATCCCGTCCGCACCGAGACCGTTTCGACCGGGGCGGAGGCCTGA
- a CDS encoding O-acetylhomoserine aminocarboxypropyltransferase/cysteine synthase family protein, whose protein sequence is MAANADIGFSTRQVHAGSATAHASPRATPIYLTAGFTFDSLDASAEHFGTGTGFGYTRTGNPTIQAVEERLACLEGGDQAVLVSSGQAAVTVALLALAGAGDHVVVSEHIYEGTRGLLLDNLARLGIETTFVPTGDLAAWRDAITPRTRALFAETLSNARNDVLDIAAVSAIGRERGIPLVVDSTFTTPYLLRPLEHGAAVVVHSASKFLAGQGAVLGGVIVDDGRFDAAASGHLFPHLVQTDRLGGASFAERHGARARGAYIRESAAPRFGPSPSPLNAFLIGQGIETLSLRVERQSQNALAVARWLEQRPEVERVDHVGLESHPDFDLGRRYLTRGTGSVFTVTLRGGLEAARHVVQSVELITHMTHLGDVRSLVLHPQSTSHSARTVEERRRAGVSPGTIRLSIGIEDIDDLLADLEQALVGVPVVERETVVL, encoded by the coding sequence ATGGCCGCGAACGCCGACATCGGATTCTCGACGCGTCAGGTGCACGCGGGCTCGGCCACCGCCCACGCCTCGCCGCGGGCCACGCCGATCTACCTCACGGCGGGCTTCACCTTCGACAGTCTCGACGCCTCGGCCGAACACTTCGGCACCGGCACCGGCTTCGGTTACACGCGCACCGGCAACCCCACGATCCAGGCCGTCGAGGAGCGCCTCGCTTGCCTCGAGGGCGGCGACCAGGCCGTTCTCGTCTCGAGCGGGCAAGCGGCCGTCACCGTCGCCCTGCTGGCCCTGGCCGGGGCCGGCGACCACGTCGTCGTCTCGGAGCACATCTACGAGGGCACGCGCGGCCTGCTCCTCGACAACCTCGCGCGGCTCGGCATCGAGACCACCTTCGTGCCCACGGGCGATCTCGCCGCATGGCGGGATGCCATCACCCCCCGCACGCGCGCACTGTTCGCCGAGACGCTCTCGAACGCCCGCAACGACGTTCTCGACATCGCCGCCGTCTCGGCGATCGGGCGGGAGCGCGGCATCCCCCTCGTCGTCGACAGCACGTTCACCACGCCCTATCTCCTGCGTCCCCTCGAGCACGGCGCCGCCGTCGTCGTGCACTCGGCGAGCAAGTTCCTCGCGGGGCAGGGTGCGGTGCTCGGCGGGGTGATCGTCGACGACGGTCGCTTCGACGCCGCGGCATCCGGTCATCTCTTCCCCCATCTCGTGCAGACCGACCGCCTCGGCGGGGCGAGCTTCGCAGAGCGGCACGGCGCCCGCGCCCGCGGCGCCTACATCCGCGAGAGTGCCGCGCCGCGGTTCGGTCCCTCGCCGTCGCCGTTGAACGCCTTCCTCATCGGTCAGGGCATCGAGACGCTGAGCCTGCGCGTGGAACGTCAGTCGCAGAACGCCCTGGCCGTCGCCCGATGGCTCGAACAGCGCCCCGAGGTCGAGCGCGTCGACCACGTGGGTCTCGAGTCGCACCCGGACTTCGACCTCGGTCGGCGGTACCTCACGCGCGGCACCGGGTCGGTGTTCACCGTGACCCTGCGCGGCGGCCTCGAGGCAGCGCGCCACGTCGTGCAGTCGGTCGAGCTCATCACGCACATGACCCACCTCGGCGACGTCCGCTCGCTCGTGCTGCACCCGCAGAGCACCTCGCATTCGGCCCGGACGGTCGAGGAACGCCGGCGCGCGGGGGTGTCCCCCGGCACGATCAGGCTGTCGATCGGCATCGAAGACATCGACGACCTGCTCGCCGACCTCGAGCAGGCCCTCGTGGGCGTCCCCGTCGTCGAGCGCGAGACGGTCGTGCTGTGA
- the murA gene encoding UDP-N-acetylglucosamine 1-carboxyvinyltransferase gives MSTLVTDSGDQNPGQPDWEAAETLSIRGGRPLRGTVEVKGAKNLVTKAMVAALLGETTSTLRDVPMISDVKVVRSLLEVHGVTVTEGDEEGTLHLDPSGAVAAHFEEIDAHAGASRIPILFCGPLLHLLGEALIPDLGGCRIGDRPINFHMDALRAFGAVVDKSYEGIRITAPNGLHGANITLPYPSVGATEQVLLTAVRAKGVTELRNAAIEPEIMDLIAVLQKMGAIISYEPNRVIFIEGVDKLVGYDHRAIFDRNEAASWACAALATDGEIFAKGARQQDMLTFLNVFRKAGGWFDVREDGILFRRGEALKPVMVETDVHPGFMTDWQQPLIVALTQAPGTSTVHETVYENRLGFTEALNKMGADIVVHPKGISSPDRRVPRRDLEQAAVINGPTPLHGADVEVPDLRGGYSYVIAALAAEGESTVRNIGIIRRGYEKFLEKLTALDADFDVVG, from the coding sequence ATGAGCACACTCGTCACCGATTCCGGAGATCAGAATCCCGGACAGCCCGATTGGGAGGCGGCAGAGACCCTCTCGATCCGCGGCGGCCGACCGCTGCGGGGGACCGTCGAGGTCAAGGGCGCCAAGAACCTGGTGACCAAGGCCATGGTGGCGGCCCTGCTGGGCGAGACCACGAGCACGCTTCGCGACGTGCCGATGATCAGCGACGTGAAGGTCGTGCGTTCGCTCCTCGAGGTTCACGGTGTCACGGTGACCGAGGGCGACGAGGAGGGCACGCTGCACCTCGATCCCTCGGGCGCCGTCGCCGCGCACTTCGAAGAGATCGATGCGCACGCGGGTGCGTCGCGCATCCCGATCCTGTTCTGCGGTCCGCTGCTGCACCTGCTCGGTGAGGCGCTCATCCCCGACCTCGGCGGATGCCGCATCGGCGACCGTCCCATCAACTTCCACATGGACGCCCTGCGCGCGTTCGGTGCGGTCGTCGACAAGAGCTACGAGGGCATCCGCATCACCGCCCCCAACGGCCTGCACGGCGCGAACATCACGCTGCCCTACCCGAGCGTCGGCGCGACCGAGCAGGTTCTGCTCACCGCTGTCCGGGCCAAGGGCGTGACCGAGCTGCGCAACGCGGCGATCGAGCCCGAGATCATGGACCTCATCGCGGTGCTACAGAAGATGGGCGCGATCATCTCGTACGAGCCCAACCGCGTCATCTTCATCGAGGGCGTCGACAAGCTCGTCGGCTACGACCACCGCGCGATCTTCGACCGCAACGAGGCCGCATCCTGGGCGTGCGCGGCCCTGGCCACCGACGGCGAGATCTTCGCCAAGGGCGCCCGCCAGCAGGACATGCTGACCTTCCTCAACGTCTTCCGGAAGGCCGGCGGATGGTTCGACGTCCGAGAGGACGGCATCCTGTTCCGTCGCGGTGAGGCCCTCAAGCCCGTGATGGTCGAGACGGACGTGCACCCGGGCTTCATGACCGACTGGCAGCAGCCGCTCATCGTCGCCCTCACGCAGGCTCCTGGGACCTCCACCGTGCACGAAACCGTGTACGAGAACCGCCTGGGCTTCACCGAGGCGCTGAACAAGATGGGCGCCGACATCGTCGTGCACCCCAAGGGCATCTCGAGCCCCGACCGCCGCGTTCCCCGTCGCGACCTCGAGCAGGCGGCCGTCATCAACGGGCCGACGCCGCTGCACGGCGCCGACGTCGAGGTGCCCGACCTCCGCGGCGGCTACAGCTACGTGATCGCGGCTCTCGCGGCCGAGGGCGAATCGACGGTGCGCAACATCGGCATCATCCGTCGCGGGTACGAGAAGTTCCTCGAGAAGCTCACGGCTCTCGACGCCGACTTCGACGTCGTGGGCTGA
- a CDS encoding WXG100 family type VII secretion target, giving the protein MEIRADFQALVSETTRLDEASDDLSARVRQVRERVEDLLAVGWTGDAASAFRPLFDAWFTAATGSTEELSRLTAALRGATADIAAAEQASRDAARTLGSNLPAGGQR; this is encoded by the coding sequence ATGGAAATTCGGGCTGATTTTCAGGCGCTCGTTTCGGAGACGACGCGTCTCGATGAGGCTTCGGATGACCTATCCGCTCGAGTCCGGCAAGTGCGCGAGCGCGTCGAAGACCTCCTCGCCGTCGGGTGGACAGGGGATGCGGCCTCCGCGTTCCGGCCGCTCTTCGACGCGTGGTTCACAGCAGCAACGGGAAGTACGGAGGAACTCTCCCGCCTGACCGCCGCGTTGCGAGGCGCAACCGCTGATATTGCCGCTGCTGAGCAGGCCAGCCGCGATGCCGCCCGCACCCTGGGATCGAATCTGCCTGCGGGCGGTCAGCGATGA
- a CDS encoding LLM class flavin-dependent oxidoreductase, translating into MSRLQHFGWFLARGFGPHGWGHPYLRWNHRWSEPGLYQDSARTLEQAGFDLLIIEDAPSLGSADTIDLRVRHAFGGPKHDPLLLAPYLFAATQHLGVVPTVNPAAYLPYTAARQFATLQHLSGHRLGLNVVTDTGSARHFSTAPQLGHDAAYDRAEEWLDGIRKLWDSWGEGALVADEETGIYADGTKLAAVQHRGEHFGFDGPLNAVPFTDGAPAIVSPGGSGRGLSFAGHNSDVQLALAPLDEQSIRAYRGRIHAAAEAAGRAASDINILFAIQPVLVSSPEEADRLVAASANPSEDALVAIARKQSSDLETDLTGLDLDKPLDRSIFGEHVSEGSINRLVGKHDADTPLRTLLGAHARVGRLRDGSGFVGTADEFADRIEELGEWGNDGVLLWGDLHPVTVHRVLDDLVPILRRRGILREEFVDGGLQANLRAF; encoded by the coding sequence GTGAGCCGTCTGCAGCACTTCGGCTGGTTCCTCGCGCGCGGTTTCGGTCCGCACGGATGGGGGCACCCCTACCTGCGCTGGAACCACCGCTGGAGTGAGCCGGGGCTCTATCAGGACTCGGCGCGGACGCTTGAGCAGGCCGGATTCGACCTGCTGATCATCGAGGACGCGCCCTCGCTCGGCAGCGCCGACACGATCGACCTGCGGGTGCGTCACGCCTTCGGCGGACCCAAGCACGACCCGCTGCTGCTCGCGCCGTACCTGTTCGCGGCGACGCAGCACCTGGGCGTGGTGCCGACGGTCAACCCGGCCGCCTACCTGCCGTACACCGCCGCCCGGCAGTTCGCGACGCTGCAGCACCTGAGCGGCCACCGTCTCGGCCTGAACGTCGTGACCGACACCGGTAGCGCGCGCCACTTCTCGACCGCGCCGCAGCTCGGGCACGACGCGGCCTACGACCGGGCCGAGGAGTGGCTCGACGGCATCCGGAAGCTCTGGGACAGCTGGGGCGAGGGCGCCCTCGTCGCCGACGAAGAGACGGGGATCTACGCCGACGGTACGAAGCTCGCGGCGGTGCAGCACCGGGGTGAGCACTTCGGCTTCGACGGGCCGCTGAACGCGGTGCCCTTCACCGACGGCGCGCCCGCGATCGTCTCCCCCGGCGGATCCGGTCGCGGCCTGTCGTTCGCGGGACACAACTCCGACGTGCAGTTGGCCCTCGCGCCTCTCGACGAGCAGAGCATCCGGGCCTATCGCGGACGCATCCACGCGGCAGCCGAGGCTGCGGGGCGCGCCGCGTCCGACATCAACATCCTCTTCGCGATCCAGCCCGTGCTCGTGTCTTCCCCGGAAGAAGCCGATCGCCTGGTCGCGGCATCCGCCAACCCCTCCGAGGACGCGCTGGTCGCCATCGCGCGCAAGCAGTCGAGCGATCTCGAGACCGATCTCACCGGCCTCGACCTCGACAAGCCTCTCGACCGGTCGATCTTCGGCGAGCACGTGTCGGAGGGCAGCATCAACCGCCTCGTCGGAAAGCACGACGCCGACACTCCGTTACGGACGCTTCTGGGCGCGCACGCGCGCGTGGGGCGCCTCCGCGACGGCTCGGGCTTCGTCGGCACGGCGGACGAGTTCGCCGACCGCATCGAGGAACTGGGCGAGTGGGGCAACGACGGCGTCCTTCTGTGGGGAGACCTGCACCCGGTCACCGTGCACCGCGTGCTCGACGACCTCGTGCCGATTCTCCGCCGACGCGGCATCCTCCGCGAGGAGTTCGTCGACGGCGGCCTGCAGGCGAACCTGCGCGCGTTCTAG
- a CDS encoding TerC family protein: MELQLDPLFQTITLVVLVLILVADLLIILKRPHIPAARESTLWVVFYVTLALIFAGVLWIVAGGEVAGQFVAGWLTEYSLSIDNLFVFVLIMGQFAVPRRYQQEVLMVGIIIALILRGAFILVGATIIENFSPIFYLFGAFLVYTAIRQAFPGDDHDDDSQKENLIVRTLRRVLPMSDAYDGKKVITRIGGKKLFTPMIIVFVAIGVTDLLFAIDSIPAIFGITQSPFIVFTANLFALMGLRQLYFLLGDLLDRLKFLHYGIAFILAFIGVKLILHAMHVNELSFINGGEPIEWAPEISTWVSLAVIVLSMAVATMASLIAARREPASVEGPQDAAADVADEKGTPRTVDQPKGD; the protein is encoded by the coding sequence ATGGAGCTGCAGCTCGACCCCCTTTTCCAGACGATCACGCTCGTCGTGCTCGTGCTGATCCTGGTCGCCGACCTGCTGATCATCCTCAAGCGCCCGCACATCCCTGCGGCGAGGGAGTCGACGCTCTGGGTCGTGTTCTACGTGACGCTGGCGTTGATCTTCGCGGGTGTGCTGTGGATCGTCGCCGGGGGAGAGGTCGCCGGGCAGTTCGTCGCGGGCTGGCTGACCGAGTACAGCCTGTCGATCGACAACCTCTTCGTGTTCGTGCTGATCATGGGGCAGTTCGCGGTGCCGCGCCGGTATCAGCAGGAGGTGTTGATGGTGGGCATCATCATCGCGCTCATCCTGCGCGGCGCTTTCATCCTGGTCGGCGCGACCATCATCGAGAATTTCAGTCCGATCTTCTACCTCTTTGGCGCGTTCCTCGTCTACACGGCGATCCGCCAGGCGTTCCCGGGCGACGACCACGACGACGATTCGCAGAAAGAGAACCTCATCGTGCGGACACTGCGTCGGGTGCTGCCGATGAGCGATGCGTACGACGGCAAGAAGGTCATCACGCGAATCGGCGGGAAGAAGCTCTTCACCCCGATGATCATCGTGTTCGTCGCGATCGGTGTGACCGACCTGCTGTTCGCGATCGACTCGATTCCCGCGATCTTCGGCATCACGCAGAGCCCGTTCATCGTCTTCACGGCGAACCTGTTCGCGCTCATGGGTCTGCGTCAGCTGTACTTCCTGCTGGGCGACCTGCTCGACCGCTTGAAGTTCCTGCACTACGGGATCGCCTTCATCCTCGCCTTCATCGGCGTGAAGCTCATCCTGCACGCGATGCACGTCAACGAGTTGTCGTTCATCAACGGCGGCGAGCCGATCGAGTGGGCTCCCGAGATCTCGACGTGGGTGTCGCTCGCCGTGATCGTGCTGTCGATGGCGGTCGCGACGATGGCGAGCCTCATCGCCGCGCGCCGGGAGCCCGCGTCCGTCGAGGGCCCCCAGGATGCCGCGGCCGATGTCGCCGACGAGAAGGGGACGCCGCGCACGGTCGATCAGCCGAAGGGCGACTGA
- a CDS encoding lysophospholipid acyltransferase family protein: protein MASNPEKSRPSAFWPLAAIIVPLTGLFARIEIRGAENLPREGAYVLAPNHNSEFDPVIVAVAVWRLGRAPRFMAKESLFKVPVLGAALRATGMVPVPRASTSANQSMKAAEQIARDGRGVIVYAEGTLTRDPDLWPMRGKTGAVRLALAGDLPLIPMAQWGVQQILPRYGKLKFPRRSHVIVEFGPAMDMSAYTATPTQPATLTKATDAMMNEVTAMLSGIRGLPAPAERWNPSQHGQNETGRLEP from the coding sequence GTGGCTTCGAACCCCGAGAAGAGCCGGCCGAGCGCCTTCTGGCCGCTCGCGGCGATCATCGTCCCCCTCACGGGGCTCTTCGCCCGGATCGAGATCCGCGGTGCGGAGAACCTCCCTCGCGAGGGCGCCTACGTTCTCGCTCCGAACCATAACTCGGAGTTCGATCCCGTGATCGTGGCGGTCGCCGTCTGGCGACTCGGTCGCGCCCCGCGGTTCATGGCGAAAGAGAGTCTCTTCAAGGTCCCCGTGCTCGGCGCCGCGCTCCGCGCGACGGGGATGGTCCCCGTGCCCCGGGCTTCGACGAGCGCGAACCAGTCGATGAAGGCCGCCGAGCAGATCGCCCGCGACGGCCGCGGCGTCATCGTCTACGCCGAGGGCACCCTCACGCGCGACCCCGACCTGTGGCCGATGCGCGGCAAGACGGGCGCGGTGCGCCTCGCCCTCGCCGGCGACCTGCCGCTCATCCCCATGGCGCAGTGGGGCGTGCAGCAGATCCTCCCGCGGTACGGGAAGCTGAAGTTCCCCCGCCGCTCGCACGTGATCGTCGAGTTCGGGCCCGCCATGGACATGAGCGCCTATACGGCGACGCCCACGCAGCCGGCCACGCTGACGAAGGCGACCGACGCGATGATGAACGAGGTCACGGCGATGCTCTCCGGCATCCGGGGCCTGCCCGCCCCCGCGGAGCGCTGGAACCCGTCGCAGCACGGGCAGAACGAGACGGGCCGCCTTGAGCCGTAA
- a CDS encoding WXG100 family type VII secretion target has translation MRHSVHLAQLSEFVEELTSITRSVTQALEDANAASHRLHGTWDGEASDAHTLAHTSWADDSREMAEALAGMRRLLDGARANYDAAVDANSRMWG, from the coding sequence ATGAGGCACTCGGTCCATCTCGCGCAGCTTTCGGAGTTCGTCGAGGAGCTGACAAGCATCACCCGCAGCGTCACGCAGGCTCTCGAAGACGCGAACGCAGCCTCTCATCGCCTTCACGGGACGTGGGACGGTGAAGCGTCGGACGCCCACACGCTCGCCCACACCTCCTGGGCCGACGACTCTCGCGAGATGGCGGAGGCTCTGGCCGGGATGCGCCGACTGCTCGACGGCGCACGAGCGAACTACGACGCGGCGGTGGATGCCAACTCACGGATGTGGGGGTGA
- the leuD gene encoding 3-isopropylmalate dehydratase small subunit → MEKFTTHTGVAAPLKRSAVDTDQIIPAVFLKRVTKTGFDDALFANWRQDPDFVLNQDAYRSASVLVAGPDFGTGSSREHAVWALRDYGFQVVLSPKFADIFRGNSGKQGLVTGVITEDEVEQIWAVIEANPGIEMTVDLTAKTATVGDLQVSFEIDDYTRWRLLEGLDDIGLTLRDEDKITQFEARREAWRPRTLPVR, encoded by the coding sequence ATGGAGAAGTTCACCACGCACACCGGTGTCGCCGCTCCGCTGAAGCGCTCGGCGGTCGACACCGACCAGATCATCCCGGCCGTCTTCCTCAAGCGCGTCACCAAGACCGGCTTCGACGACGCCCTGTTCGCCAACTGGCGCCAGGACCCGGACTTCGTCCTGAACCAGGACGCCTACCGCTCGGCATCCGTCCTCGTCGCCGGCCCCGACTTCGGGACGGGTTCGAGTCGCGAGCACGCCGTGTGGGCGCTGCGCGATTACGGCTTCCAGGTGGTGCTCAGCCCCAAGTTCGCCGACATCTTCCGCGGGAACTCGGGCAAGCAGGGCCTGGTCACGGGCGTGATCACCGAAGACGAGGTCGAGCAGATCTGGGCGGTGATCGAGGCGAATCCGGGCATCGAGATGACCGTGGACCTTACCGCGAAGACCGCCACGGTGGGCGACCTCCAGGTCTCGTTCGAGATCGACGATTACACTAGGTGGCGGCTTCTCGAAGGGCTCGACGACATCGGGCTCACGCTGCGTGACGAAGACAAGATCACGCAGTTCGAGGCGCGCCGCGAGGCATGGCGGCCGCGGACCCTCCCGGTCCGCTGA
- a CDS encoding RNA polymerase sigma factor, with product MTHGVIDDRALVARAAGGSEVAYRELYRAYARPVYWIALGLVGEAADAEDVVQETFVVAWRKIPSLRLEGESLLPWLATVCRLQAQNRLRARRRHSSHAALSDEIPSAVDVEAQVVQAHTVSAILAEVDRLSDLDREIFRLCAAEGYGYEAAAVSLGVSHGTVRNRLSRIRSRVRATAIETETP from the coding sequence ATGACCCACGGAGTCATCGACGACAGGGCCCTCGTGGCGCGCGCCGCCGGCGGGTCGGAGGTCGCGTATCGCGAGCTGTACCGGGCATACGCGCGGCCGGTCTACTGGATCGCCCTCGGGCTCGTCGGCGAAGCCGCGGACGCGGAGGACGTCGTGCAGGAGACCTTCGTGGTCGCCTGGCGGAAGATCCCGTCGCTGCGGCTCGAGGGCGAGTCCCTGCTGCCCTGGCTCGCGACCGTCTGCCGTCTGCAGGCGCAGAACCGTCTGCGCGCTCGCCGCCGTCACAGCTCGCACGCCGCGCTGAGCGATGAGATCCCGTCAGCCGTCGACGTCGAAGCCCAGGTCGTGCAGGCGCACACGGTGTCGGCGATCCTCGCCGAGGTCGACCGCCTGAGCGACCTCGACCGCGAGATCTTCCGCCTGTGCGCCGCCGAGGGCTACGGATACGAAGCCGCCGCCGTCTCGCTGGGCGTCTCGCACGGCACCGTCCGCAACCGGCTCTCGCGCATCCGCTCCCGGGTGCGCGCCACAGCGATCGAGACGGAGACCCCATGA